The following proteins come from a genomic window of Thermoanaerobaculia bacterium:
- a CDS encoding alkaline phosphatase D family protein — MKISRRSFLKAAAGMGASLAWVGPARGSRVHWRERRDLYPQGVASGDPDPHSVILWTRHPFAQGTRQFLTVEVAEDEAFRRVIAHAQAPVSSAADWTARVLIGGLEPARTYWYRFSDSDGNGSRVGRTITAPLPNDPRTVNFAFVSCQDVNEGKLNAYRRMIYEDERAPAAEQLDFVLHLGDFIYEVVEYPDEVKTRYDRTIYEVARIPDGHKVGNFHIPLTVDGYRAIYKGYLVDPDLQDARARWPFVCIWDNHEFSWQGWQSTVKAGKFEQPAPSIKIAANQAWFEYLPARVAPPSGSLDQFGPPAVKDGVPIKEFDGNGLGMEPNNLTAINSLKAYRTLRYGRNLDVIITDQHSYRSADCFSDPSLGKLGGEEFIAMFPEALMRVLDGGRAFNGGNPPAEIRFNDAHVPNPQRNAPPQTILGAEQKAWFKEKLRSSTAAWKIWANSQGTLDHRADPQNLPPGLTREPWPADGGYAAMSGGDYGTAFMERAEIYQLVRDSKVSGFAIVSGDLHSFWAGYAAAELPPGKFDPVGLSFVGGSLTSPGAMEAQEHNLPKDAPLRPLFLADRAAGPPDWTNNMLLRHGVRSCLEYAKSFDLKRARGLSNPDLAPHLEFVDLGGHGYAKVRLTADEMRTEFVCIPRPIARSERPDGGPIRYRVLHTAALWKSGERPQLKTSVLEGDAGLSI; from the coding sequence ATGAAGATCAGCCGCCGATCCTTTCTCAAAGCTGCGGCAGGAATGGGCGCTTCGCTCGCATGGGTCGGACCGGCTCGAGGTTCGCGCGTCCACTGGCGTGAGCGGCGTGATCTCTATCCCCAAGGGGTTGCCTCGGGCGATCCCGATCCGCACAGCGTCATCCTGTGGACGAGGCATCCGTTTGCCCAGGGCACACGCCAGTTCCTGACCGTCGAGGTCGCCGAGGATGAGGCATTCCGCCGAGTCATTGCGCACGCGCAGGCACCGGTCTCGAGCGCCGCGGACTGGACCGCGCGCGTTCTGATTGGCGGACTCGAGCCGGCGCGCACCTACTGGTATCGGTTTTCCGACAGCGACGGAAACGGCAGCCGGGTCGGCCGCACGATCACGGCGCCGTTGCCGAACGATCCGCGCACAGTGAACTTCGCATTCGTGAGCTGTCAGGATGTCAACGAGGGCAAGCTCAACGCCTATCGCCGGATGATTTACGAAGATGAACGCGCTCCCGCCGCCGAGCAACTCGATTTCGTCCTGCACCTCGGCGATTTCATCTACGAGGTGGTCGAGTATCCCGACGAGGTCAAGACTCGCTACGACCGCACGATCTATGAGGTTGCGCGCATCCCAGACGGCCACAAGGTCGGCAACTTCCACATCCCGCTGACCGTCGATGGCTACCGGGCCATCTACAAAGGCTATCTCGTCGATCCCGACCTCCAGGACGCTCGCGCGCGCTGGCCGTTCGTCTGCATCTGGGACAACCACGAGTTCTCCTGGCAGGGTTGGCAGAGCACCGTCAAGGCGGGAAAGTTCGAGCAGCCCGCCCCGAGCATCAAGATCGCGGCGAATCAGGCCTGGTTCGAATACCTCCCCGCGCGCGTCGCGCCGCCGAGCGGTTCGCTCGACCAGTTCGGTCCGCCCGCCGTGAAGGACGGTGTTCCCATCAAGGAGTTCGACGGCAACGGGCTGGGGATGGAGCCGAACAACCTGACGGCGATCAACAGCCTCAAAGCCTACCGGACGCTGCGCTATGGCCGGAACCTGGACGTGATCATCACCGACCAGCACAGCTACCGCAGCGCGGATTGCTTCAGCGATCCGTCGCTGGGGAAGCTCGGCGGCGAGGAGTTCATCGCCATGTTTCCCGAGGCTCTGATGCGGGTTCTGGACGGCGGGCGCGCCTTCAACGGTGGCAATCCTCCTGCGGAGATCCGCTTCAACGACGCGCACGTCCCCAACCCGCAACGGAACGCGCCGCCGCAGACGATCCTCGGGGCGGAGCAGAAGGCGTGGTTCAAGGAGAAGCTCCGGAGCTCGACGGCGGCGTGGAAGATCTGGGCCAACTCCCAGGGCACGCTCGACCACCGCGCCGACCCGCAGAACCTGCCCCCGGGTCTCACCAGGGAGCCTTGGCCTGCGGACGGCGGGTACGCAGCCATGAGCGGCGGTGACTACGGCACCGCGTTCATGGAGCGCGCCGAGATCTACCAGCTCGTGCGCGATTCAAAGGTGTCGGGCTTCGCCATCGTCTCGGGCGACCTCCACAGCTTCTGGGCCGGCTATGCGGCCGCCGAGCTTCCACCCGGGAAGTTCGACCCCGTCGGCCTGAGCTTCGTCGGCGGGTCGCTCACGAGCCCCGGCGCCATGGAGGCGCAGGAGCACAATCTCCCGAAGGACGCTCCGCTCCGACCGCTGTTTCTCGCGGACAGGGCGGCGGGGCCGCCGGACTGGACCAACAACATGCTTCTCCGGCACGGCGTCCGTTCGTGCCTCGAGTATGCGAAGAGCTTCGACCTGAAGCGCGCGAGGGGCTTGTCCAACCCGGATCTCGCGCCGCACCTCGAGTTCGTCGATCTCGGAGGACACGGGTACGCGAAGGTGCGGCTGACGGCCGACGAGATGCGCACCGAGTTCGTCTGCATTCCGCGCCCCATTGCGCGCAGTGAAAGACCGGACGGGGGGCCCATCAGGTATCGGGTTTTACACACGGCTGCACTGTGGAAGAGCGGAGAGCGCCCGCAGCTGAAGACATCGGTGCTCGAAGGCGACGCTGGACTGTCGATTTGA